From the Streptobacillus ratti genome, the window AATTATTAGAATATCTAAAAAATCATATAGATAAAATGGGTATAGGATTAATTATTGTTTCACATTATTTAGAAGAAATTAAATACTTGTGTGATGAAGTTATTATAGATGAT encodes:
- a CDS encoding ABC transporter ATP-binding protein — its product is MQKLNLILIFSKPHKLLIVDEITTGLDYSTRMKLLEYLKNHIDKMGIGLIIVSHYLEEIKYLCDEVIIDD